CGCCGGATGCCCAAGAATCGTCTGGGCATTGTTCCGTGTTGGCGATTTGCAGAATTGACACAAGTCAATTTTGTCCCGAGCAACCCTAAGGAAATCGTGGTTTTATTGCGATGCGACAAATTGCGCGGCATTGTCTGAGGCGGGCGACGTCACTGGCGCGCCAACGCCGGTCGGGCTATAATTTATGGCTCTGCTCCACGGCAAACACGTCTTGTGTGCGGTCTGCTTTCATCCGATAGCCAGGCCATCAGCAAGGCGCCAACAACAAACGCCGGGGGTCAGTTTGAGCGGCTTTGGTTGCGTTGCAGCGAAAGCCATCCACTGTCCATAGACTGAAAGGAAATGACCCATGCGTCATTACGAGATCGTCTTTATCGTCCATCCGGACCAAAGCGAGCAAGTGCCCACGATGGTCGAGCGTTATCGCTCCCTGGTGACCGGCAAGACCGGCAAGATCCATCGTCTTGAAGATTGGGGCCGCCGCCAGCTGGCTTATCCGATCAACAAGATCTACAAGGCGCACTACGTGTGCATGAACATCGAGTGCGATCGCGACACGCTGGTCGAGCTCGAAACCGCGTTCAAATTCAACGACGCCGTGCTGCGCCACCTGACGGTGCAGAAAGATGGCGCCGAAGTGGCTCCGTCGCCGATGATGGCTGGCGAAAAGGCCAAGAACCTCAACACCGCTGACGCTGCCGAAGCAGCGACGGCAGCCTAACGCACGGGAGCGCACACCATGGCATTCGGCAAACCCAAGTTCGGCCAGCGCCCCAAGCGCGATCGTCAACCGAGCCTCTTCAAGCGCAAGAAGTTCTGCCGCTTCACGGCAGCTGGCGTAAAAGAGATCGATTACAAAGACATCGACACGCTGAAGGATTTCATCCAGGAAAACGGCAAGATCATGCCGGGCCGCGTGACGGGCACCAAGGCCCGCTACCAGCGCCAGCTCACCACCGCAATCAAGCGCGCCCGCTTCCTGGCGCTGCTGCCGTATTGCGATCTGCACGAGTAATCGACGGAAGGAACCCTCATCATGCAAATCATCCTTCTTGAAAAAGTATTGAACGTCGGCCTGCTCGGCGACATCGTCAAGGTCAAGGACGGCTATGCCCGCAACTTCCTGATCCCGCAAGGCAAGGCCAAGCGCGCGACCGAGAAGAACATCGCCGACCTCGCTGCCCGTCGTGCTGACCTCGAAAAGGTCGCCGCCGAGAAGCTCGCCGTGCAAACTGCACTGGGCGAAAAGCTCAACGGCGTCGAGCTCAAGATGACGCAGAAAGCCGGCGTTGACGGCCGTCTGTTCGGCTCGGTCACCAACGTTGACGTCGCCGAAGCGCTGCGCGCCCAGGGCTACGAGGTCACCAAGTCGATGGTGTTGATGCCATCCGGCCCGATCAAGACCATCGGCGAAACCGCCGTCAAGCTGCAGTTGCACACCGATGTGACGAGCGAGATCAAGGTCATCGTGATCGCCGAAAAAGAGTAAGCCCAGGCTACTCTGCAAAACCCGCCTTGGGGCAACCCGGGCGGGTTTTTTGTTGTCTGCTCGGCCTGGTTGATGCGAGGTTGATGTTGCACGGCGAAGCGGAGTGATTGGATGGTTGACTCCAGTTTGCGCCTCTACGCTATCCGCTGCGATGCGTGTGCGGCGCGGCGCGCACACGAAGACGTTGCGTCACGCACATTGCCGCTCTCCTCATCCGCCGAACTGAATTGAAGCCTTCCCTGCACCTCACGTTCTTTCACGCCAACGGTTACCCGTCAGGCGTCTATCGCCAGTTCTTTGCGGCATTGGAGCGTCATGCACACGTCCACGCGCCTTCCGTGCTCGATAGCGCACCGGACTGTGCCGCGCATCGGCGCTGGCCGACAATGCTGGATCAGGCTCTCGGGCTGACACAGCCACGCGCGGGCAGCCGCCATGTGCTGGTCGGGCACTCGATGGGTGGCTACCTTGCCTTGCAGGCGGCGGCACGGCACCCGGAGGCGGTCGCGGCCGTGGTGTTGATTGATTCGCCAATTCCGACCGGCTGGCGTGGCAAGCTGCTCAGCTTTTCCCAGCTCACCGGGCTCGCCTATCGTGCGGGACCCGCTCCCATCGCCGCCCGTCGGCGCGACCAGTGGCCGAGCCGCGCAGCGGCCCGCGAGTTCTTCGCTGGCAAGGCGTTCGTACAGCGCTGGGCGCCGGGTGTGCTCGACGATTTCGTTGCGCACGCCCTTGTCACCGCCGCCAATGGCGGCGTCACATTGCGCGTGCCGCGTGACACTGAACGCGACATCTATGCCTACGTCGTGCATCGCCCGGCGTTCCATGCACTGCAACGTCTCCGCCGCAAGGGGATTGCCGTGCACTACATCGCCGGAACCCAGTCGGAAGAAACGCGCATGGCGGGCTACGCAGAAAACGAGCGGCTATTCGCGCCGCGCTTCCACGCCTTGCCGACCGGTCATCTGATACCGATGGAAGCACCGGTCGATTGCGCCGCGCTGGTGCTCAAACTGGCGACTGCTGGCTGATCTTCAGTCCGCCGAAGGTGGCGCTGGCGTGGCCCGCTCGCGCAACTGCCACGCAGCAATGATCGCCACCGCACAGATCCCGGCAACCACGCAAAACACTTCATCGAAGGCATCAAGGCGCGCGCTGCTGGTTGCCAGTGCGGTCAACGAATCGCCATGCGCGGCCAGCCGCCATTCCAGCAGGATGCCGCAGAGACTGACACCGATCGCACCGCCCAGCATGCGCATGAAGTTGATCACGCTGG
This is a stretch of genomic DNA from Casimicrobium huifangae. It encodes these proteins:
- the rpsF gene encoding 30S ribosomal protein S6 encodes the protein MRHYEIVFIVHPDQSEQVPTMVERYRSLVTGKTGKIHRLEDWGRRQLAYPINKIYKAHYVCMNIECDRDTLVELETAFKFNDAVLRHLTVQKDGAEVAPSPMMAGEKAKNLNTADAAEAATAA
- the rpsR gene encoding 30S ribosomal protein S18, which gives rise to MAFGKPKFGQRPKRDRQPSLFKRKKFCRFTAAGVKEIDYKDIDTLKDFIQENGKIMPGRVTGTKARYQRQLTTAIKRARFLALLPYCDLHE
- the rplI gene encoding 50S ribosomal protein L9 → MQIILLEKVLNVGLLGDIVKVKDGYARNFLIPQGKAKRATEKNIADLAARRADLEKVAAEKLAVQTALGEKLNGVELKMTQKAGVDGRLFGSVTNVDVAEALRAQGYEVTKSMVLMPSGPIKTIGETAVKLQLHTDVTSEIKVIVIAEKE
- a CDS encoding alpha/beta fold hydrolase, translating into MKPSLHLTFFHANGYPSGVYRQFFAALERHAHVHAPSVLDSAPDCAAHRRWPTMLDQALGLTQPRAGSRHVLVGHSMGGYLALQAAARHPEAVAAVVLIDSPIPTGWRGKLLSFSQLTGLAYRAGPAPIAARRRDQWPSRAAAREFFAGKAFVQRWAPGVLDDFVAHALVTAANGGVTLRVPRDTERDIYAYVVHRPAFHALQRLRRKGIAVHYIAGTQSEETRMAGYAENERLFAPRFHALPTGHLIPMEAPVDCAALVLKLATAG